Within the Paenibacillus sp. AN1007 genome, the region CCAGCCCATTTCATATGGACTGGCGTTCTTCAATCAACAAGTTGTTTTTATCACGCAGGAGAGAGTCAATGGCGACTGCCTCGGAACCGGCTGCTCAATACCCTGTAAGGAGACAAGCAGGATCAAACTTTTGTAGGTGTACCGCTAAGCGTATCGATATCTGTAGAACCAAACACAAATAAAACGACAAGAATAAGTACAATTAACGTCTCGGCAAATCCAACTCCATCAAACTCAGACATCACAGCCACCTCTTTTCTTGCCTGCATTTAGGAATTCATGCGCTGCTGAAAAGCCTGAATCACATCATTCAGGGTCATATCGCCGCCCGTTTCATCCAGGAATTGTACCAGTTTATCTGAATTGGACGGTTGTACCTTTTGAAGTGTTTTATACTGGCCTACTAATTCTACAACTAAGGTAGCTTCTCGAAACAGCGTGACCGCATCCACTCTTAACTTCCCGCTGACCAATAACGCTGCAACAATCAGTTCCAGTTTCTTTCCATTCATATTGCCACCTAGAAGGGTACTCGCAGCATTGGTTTTTCTAGAACCTTTATTTGATTTACCATTCCTTCCTGCTGCCATATAAAGGTCCCCCGCTAATTTATATTTAGTGATTTCATAACTGGTTATGGGTCTTTCATTAAGCTATCTTATGTAATTGATCTCCAACATGTTCTACGATCCAGCTATTTATGAAACCAATCGAAAGAAAAGATACCCTCGAAGAACTTCGATAAGGTATCTCTGCAGTTAAGCTCTACATATTTTCTTAGCATGGATCAAGCATTATTAATAATTGTCTCCATCGTTGTACGGTCGAGACCCTTCACCAGCTTGACGATCAGCTCTTTGGCAGCATCATAGTCATCCGTGTGAATGATGGAAGAAGAGGTGTGGATGTACCGACCGCAGATGCCAATAACGGTGGAAGGTACGCCAATACCGCTCAAGTGGACCTGACCTGCATCGGTGCCGCCCGGCGAAATAAAGTACTGCATTTTAATCTGATTGGAAGAGGCTGTGTCCTGAACATATTCAACGATCCCACGATGTGTGAACATTCCCGGGTCGAATATGCGAAGCAGTGCACCTTGACCGATATGTCCAAAGGACTGCTTATCTCCAGTCATGTCATTGGCTGCGCTGCAGTCCAGGGCAAAGAAAACGTCTGGCTGAATGAGATTGGCTGCAGTACGTGCACCGCGCAGTCCCAATTCTTCCTGTACCGTTGCTCCCGAATAAAGGATGTTGGGCAGCTTCTCCTGATGCAGTGCTTCCACAAGTTCAAGCGCCAGCCCAACACCATAACGATTATCCCAGGCTTTAGCCATAATTTTCTTGGGATTTGCCATCGGCGTAAATTCACAGATCGGTACAATCTGCATTCCCGGATGAATCCCCCATGATTCTGCCTCGGCACGATCATCTGCACCAATATCCAGATACATAGAATTCAAGTCTACCGGTTTGCTGCGCTGGGATTCATCCAGCAGATGCGTAGGCGTAGAACCGACAACACCGATAATCCGACGTTCAGGAGTTATGATCTGAAGACGCTGCGACAGCACAGCTTGACTCCACCATCCGCCAAGTGGACGAAATTTAATCATACCTGTTTCCGTGATACCCGTTGTCATAAAGCCCACTTCATCAAAGTGTCCGGCGACCATCACTTTCGGTCCAGATTCATCTCCCCGCAGAACACCGAAGAGACTGCCCAGGCGATCTTGTACAAATTCATCGGTATACGCAGACATTTGTTCCTTCATCCATCCGCGCAGTTCACGTTCAAAACCGGAAGCGGAAGGGAACTCCGTTAACGTTCGGAACATGTCCATTGTTTTTTCATTCATGTGTCCAACAACTCCTCTGTTGATATGTATATCAGGTCACAGCAGAACGGCTGCCGGCCTGATGTCCTCTCTTGAGCAAAGGACTTAATTATTAACCACTGGTCACATTATAGTATGAACCTTGTACAAGTGATTGTCCATGTTTATGTTACGTTTTTAAGGCATGAGTTTGCTGGGCCCAACTTCATTTTCCGTCTGTATTTCCGCGATTGTCCCAAGCCTGCAGCCGCTTTCCTGAATAAGATTATAGAAGGGGAACTCGTTCCTCTGCATGCATTTTGTTCTGCTAAGCTTAGTACCGCATGGGGAAGGAGCAGGGATATCAGATGAAGCCTCCTGAGGAAGGTCATGAGAAGGTGCTGTTCATTGTACTTTTTATTTTGCTCGTCATCATTCTTCTTTATTTATAGATTCGAAAGATTGTAATCATTACTGCGGCGTGATCTCCTATACATTCCCCATCTCCCCCATTTTGGAAACATATGCTGTTCCTCGCCGGATACATAACCTTCCCGAAAATAACAAACAATGAATAGAAGTGATTCTCATCGGCATTCAGCTGCCGCTCTAAACATTCACATAAAGGAGGTCCTGTGCTTGCCAGAACAATCTGCAGCCGGAAAAAAGAAAACCTCATCGCTGTCGATGGATGAAAAGGAATATAAAAAGGTAGCCAAAAAACATGAGCCTTCACGCCCCATTTTGAAAAACTGCATCAAAGCTTTCCTCGTAGGGGGAACTGTCTGTTTGATTGGACAAGCCATTCAGGAAGCCTTCATGGCCGGTATGGACATGACGTCCAAAGAAGCTGCCAGTCCTACCGTGGCCGTCATGATTCTGATTTCGGTTATTCTGACCTGTCTCGGTGTATACGACAAAATCGCACAGTGGGCGGGAGCGGGTACGGGAGTGCCCGTGACGGGATTTGCCAATTCCATGTGTTCGGCTGCGCTGGAGCATCGTGCTGAAGGGCTTGTGTTAGGTGTCGGAGCAAACATGTTTAAACTTGCCGGTTCCGTCATTGTTTTCGGTGTTGTAGCCGCGTTTATTATCGGGATTGTGTATGCCTTCCTGGGGTTCGGGGGTGGGCATCTATGAAACGACTGGGCCGCCAGACATGGGAATATGATCATCAGCCTCGAATCATTGGCAGAGCAACCGTTGTAGGACCGGATGAAGGGAAGGGACCCTTATCTTCTGATTTTGACTACATCTATGACAATCTGGAGATTGGTGAGAAAACATGGGAAAAAGCGGAGCGTAAACTGTTCGAACAGGCTTCCCAGCTTGCATTGGTGAATGCCAATCTCACAAAGGAAGAGCTGCATTATTTTGTTGGTGGCGATCTGATGAACCAGATCATCAGCAGTTCATTCTCTGCACGACAGCTTGGGGCTCCTTATCTAGGCGTATTTGGTGCCTGCTCAACTTCGATGGAAACGCTGGCGCTGGCTGCCATGATCGTGGATTCCGGTGCCGGAGATTACGTGCTTGCCGGAACCGTAAGCCATAACTGTACGGTGGAGAAACAGTTTCGGTATCCGACGGAGTATGGCTCTCAAAAACCGCCATATGCACAGTATACCGTCACAGGTTCTGGATGCGGTGTTATTTCTCGCACGGGTGAAGGGCCGGTGATTGCGAAAGCAACCGTTGGCCGAATTATGGATCTTGGCATCAAGGACCCGTTTAATATGGGAGCTGCCATGGCACCGGCAGCAGCCGATACCATTATTTCGCACTTCAGAGATACCGGGCTTGAACCCGGTTATTATGACCTGATTGTTACAGGAGATTTGGCCTCCGTTGGTCTGCCTATTACCAAGGAACTGCTGCATAAGGAAGGCATTCCGATGGAACAGACGGTTTTCAATGATTGCGGATTGATGATCTATGATCGTGAAAAACAGCCTCAGGTTGTTGCTGGAGGAAGCGGCTGCGGGTGTTCCGCGACCGTGACTTACGGTCACATTCTGAACCGGATGCAGAAGGGGGATTTGAAGCGAGTGCTCGTCGTTGCAACAGGAGCGCTGCTTTCGCCCCTCTCCTACCAGCAGGGTGAAAGCATTCCTTGTATTGCACATGCGGTAGCTATTGAACAGGGGGGGTGACATACATGCAATTTCTATGGGCTTTTATCGTTGGTGGTCTGATCTGTGTTATCGGACAGCTGTTGATGGACGGTGCAAAGCTGACGCCAGCACATACGATGAGTACTCTTGTGGTAGCAGGTGC harbors:
- the spoVAC gene encoding stage V sporulation protein AC; the encoded protein is MDEKEYKKVAKKHEPSRPILKNCIKAFLVGGTVCLIGQAIQEAFMAGMDMTSKEAASPTVAVMILISVILTCLGVYDKIAQWAGAGTGVPVTGFANSMCSAALEHRAEGLVLGVGANMFKLAGSVIVFGVVAAFIIGIVYAFLGFGGGHL
- a CDS encoding M42 family metallopeptidase; the encoded protein is MNEKTMDMFRTLTEFPSASGFERELRGWMKEQMSAYTDEFVQDRLGSLFGVLRGDESGPKVMVAGHFDEVGFMTTGITETGMIKFRPLGGWWSQAVLSQRLQIITPERRIIGVVGSTPTHLLDESQRSKPVDLNSMYLDIGADDRAEAESWGIHPGMQIVPICEFTPMANPKKIMAKAWDNRYGVGLALELVEALHQEKLPNILYSGATVQEELGLRGARTAANLIQPDVFFALDCSAANDMTGDKQSFGHIGQGALLRIFDPGMFTHRGIVEYVQDTASSNQIKMQYFISPGGTDAGQVHLSGIGVPSTVIGICGRYIHTSSSIIHTDDYDAAKELIVKLVKGLDRTTMETIINNA
- the spoVAD gene encoding stage V sporulation protein AD; this translates as MKRLGRQTWEYDHQPRIIGRATVVGPDEGKGPLSSDFDYIYDNLEIGEKTWEKAERKLFEQASQLALVNANLTKEELHYFVGGDLMNQIISSSFSARQLGAPYLGVFGACSTSMETLALAAMIVDSGAGDYVLAGTVSHNCTVEKQFRYPTEYGSQKPPYAQYTVTGSGCGVISRTGEGPVIAKATVGRIMDLGIKDPFNMGAAMAPAAADTIISHFRDTGLEPGYYDLIVTGDLASVGLPITKELLHKEGIPMEQTVFNDCGLMIYDREKQPQVVAGGSGCGCSATVTYGHILNRMQKGDLKRVLVVATGALLSPLSYQQGESIPCIAHAVAIEQGG